CACGCCCTTGTCTGGTGACCTGCCGTCCGAGGTGCTGTACCGCCTCCCCGAGTGGTGCCTGTACCTGGAGACACCCGGCCCGCCTTTTTTGGAGGAGACCATTCAGGGTGCATGGGTCCACCTGGAGTGGGACATGAATACCGCTCGCCACGAGCTGCGTATAGACCTGCAAAAGGTCACCCTCTGACCCACTCGGGATGCCCGGCATAAGAAATGGTACTGGATCAAAATCAAAATTGCGCAAAAAATGCATAAAAAATTCTTGACTCGCCGTACTCGATTTGCGTATACTATGCGCAACAGGAACAACAGCAGGAGCCGATGAAGATGGTCAAGAGCTTGAGCAGCCGGGAAGTGATCGAAGCCTTGAAGAAAGCAGGCTGGGAGCTTGATTCGATCAAGGGAGATCATCACCACTTCAAGCACACGACCTTGCTGGGGAAGGTCACGGTCCGGCATCCTGTAAAAGACCTGTCGCTCATGGAGATCAAATCCATCGAAAGGCAATCCGCTCAGAAGATCAGGTGAGGAGGAGAGAAAATGGAAATCAGACACTACGCAGCAGTGGTGTACCGTGGGAGTGATGGGTACGGCGTAGTTTTTCCCGACATTCCTGGATGCACCACACATGGGTATTCCATTCATGACGCGGCCATGCACGCTGAAGAGGCTTTGACCGGTCATATCGAGTTGATGGTCCGTGATGGAGATCCATT
This genomic stretch from Magnetococcales bacterium harbors:
- a CDS encoding type II toxin-antitoxin system HicA family toxin, with the translated sequence MKMVKSLSSREVIEALKKAGWELDSIKGDHHHFKHTTLLGKVTVRHPVKDLSLMEIKSIERQSAQKIR